CTTGAGTGTCATCCACGCGCCTTGGGCGAGCATCGGGCCGTAGCCTTGCAGGTTGAGAAGTTCGTTCATGGGGAAGATCTCGAAGGAACGCACAGATTTCCTGTGGGAGCTGGCTTGCCTGCGATAGCAATGGGTCAGTTTGCACATCACTGACTGATAGATCGCTATCGCAGGCAGGCCAGCTCCCACAGGAGGGCAAGGTGTTACTCGTTGTAGATGTCCTGATCGCCGAAGTACTTCTTCTGGATCTCGGCATACGTACCGTCAGCCTGCACGGCAGCGATGCCCTTGTTGATCAGCGCCCGCAGTTCCTGATCGTTCTTGCGCAAGCCCATGGCGATGTCCAACGGCAGGGTTGGGTCCTTGAAGGCCGGGCCGGTCTTGAAGTCGGCGCCTTCGGGCTTGGACAGGAAATTGAGCTGGGCTTCGAGCTTGTCGGTCAGGGTCGCGTCAAGACGGCCGTTCTGCAGGTCGGCGTAGTTCTGGTCCTGGGACTGGTACGCCTTGATCTGCGCGCCGAGCTTGGCCAGGTGCGCACGGGCATAGGCCTCTTGCAACGAACCTTGCAGCACGCCGACTTGCTTGCCCTTGAGGGATTCGGGGTGTCGCCGAAGTCGGCGCTCTTGCGGGTAATCACCGAGGTCGGGCTCAAGAACAAGCGGTCGGTGAAGTCGATGATTTTTTCGCGGGCCGGGGTCACGGCCATGGACGACATGATGGCGTCGAACTTGCGCGCGCGCAGGGCCGGGATCATCCCGTCGAATTCGTTGTGCACCCAAGTGCATTTGACTTCGAGCTTGGCGCAGATGGCGTTGCCCAGTTCGATATCAAATCCTTGCAGGCTGCCATCGGCGGCGACGGACTCAAAGGGTGGGTATTCGGGGAATACGCCGAAGCGGATTTCTTTCCATTCTTGGGCGTGGACGGCGGTGGCGCACAGTGGCAATAGCAACGCAGCGAAGAGCGATCGCAATGGAGTCATGGTGTGGTCCCTATATTTTGTAATTGATGTCAGGGCAGTAAAAACGTTGAAACAATTCGTTCTTGTTGGGGGGAGAGAATGCTTCATGGTGGTGCGTTTTTTGTGTCGTTTACCCCTCGCCTAAAGCGCAAATTGCGCTGTTAAAACGGGCAATGCAGCGGAATCGGCTGCAGCACCCGCTGAATCGGCTTTTCATCCCAGGGGATCTGGCCTGCCCGTGGCGCAAAGCGGCAGGCCAGAGCGTTCTCAGGCGCGCTTTTTCTGCTGTGCCACCGGCTGTTGGGCCAGGCGCGCGAACAGGTCTTTGGGGTCGTCCAGGTCCGGGACCAGCTCCAGCGTGCTGCCCACGTCCAGCGCCTTGGCAACGTCCAGCACGTAGCGCAGGGCCGAGTAGTCTTCGATGGCGAAGCCCACCGAGTCGAACAGGGTGATTTGGCGGGCGTTTTCGCGGCCAGGCTGTTGGCCGTTGATCACTTGCCACAACTCGGTCACTGGCGAGTCTTCCGGCATGTGCTGGATTTCACCTTCAATACGGCTTTGTGGTTCGTACTCGACGATCACCCGGGCGCGCTCGACGATGCGTCGGTCCAGCTCGGTCTTGCCCGGGCAGTCGCCGCCGACGGCGTTGAGGTGCATGCCGGGTTCGATCATCTCGTCGGTCAAGATGGTCGCGTAGGCCTTGTCGGCGGTGACGGTGGTGACGATGTCCGCACCTTTCACCGCTTCGGCCACGCTGCCGGCCAGGATCACCTCTATCGCCGGGAACGCCTTGAGGTTGGCCGCCAATTTGGCGGTGGCCTTGGCGTCGATGTCGAACAGGCGGATTTCATTGATGCCGAGCATGGCGTGGAAGGCCAGCGCCTGGAACTCACTCTGCGAGCCGTTGCCGATCAGCGCCATGCTGCGGCTGTTGTCGCGGGCCAGGTAGCGTGCCACCAGGGCTGAGGTGGCGGCAGTGCGGATCGCAGTGGTCAGGGTCATTTCTGCCAGCAGCACCGGCTTGCCAGTGTCCACATCGCCCAATGCACCGAAGGCCATCACGGTGAGCATGCCGGCCAGGGTGTTTTTCGGGTGGCCGTTGACGTACTTGAAGGCGTACAGCGAGGCGTCCGACACCGGCATCAACTCGATCACGCCATCCGGCGAATGGTTGGCCAGGCGGGCGCATTTTTCGAAGTCCTGCCAGCGCAGGTAGTCGGCGCGGATGTACTCGGCCATCTCGGTGATGCAGGTTTGCAGGCCTTTTGCGAGACCAGGTAGCTGAGGTCGTTGACGTCGATATAGCGGGTCATGGCAAGACTCCTTATTGAAAGGTGGGACGGGCGGGCAGATGAACTTCTGCCAGCATGCAGCGGGCGCTGCCGCCGCCGATGCGTTCGATGTTGTCGATGTTCACCACCACCGGCCGGGTGTGGCGTTCCACATGTTGGCGCTGCGCGGGTTGCAGGGCGTTCCAGGCGCTGGCAGACATCACCAGCAGCGGCTGGCCGTCACGGTCGTGGACTTCGAGCATGTTGCCGGCGAAGGCTTCAAGCTGGTCGAAGTCGAGGCCGAGGATGTCCTTGCCGGTGTCACGCAGCGAGCGTTCAAGGGTGCGGCGTTCGCCTTCGTCGGGCAGGGCTTGCAGGCATACCACCGAGAGGTCGCGGCCGACGCTCATCATCACGTTGCTGTGGTAGATCGGCGCGTGGTGGCGGTCGACGGCGTGGAACACGCAGAGCTGGTAGTCGAGGCGTTCGGCGAACTGGCGCAGGGCGTCGTGGTGGGTGCGCCCGGAGTGGCAGGCGTAGCTGATGCGGTGCTGGCGGTCGAGCACCATGCTGCCGGTGCCTTCGAGGAAGATGTTCTGTTGTTCGAGGTGGCTCAGGTCAATGGTGCTGTTGATCGAAAAGCGTTGCTCCAGTACTTGCAGCACGCCCTTGTTGCGTTCCAATCGTCGGTTCTGGCCTTCCATCGGGTACAGCACCAGGCTGCCATCGGCGTGGCTGCTCCACCAATTGTTGGGGAAGATCGAGTCGGGGGTGTGGGGCGCCGGGGTGTCCTGCACCACCAGCACCTCCACGCCGTGCTGGCGCAAGGTATCGACATAACCGTCGAACTCTTCCAGCGCTTTCTGCTGCGCGCCGAGTGGGTCGAGGGGCTGGCGTTGGAAGCGGTTGTTGATCGCGGTGTCCGGGTTGAAGGCAAAGCGCGCCGGGCGAATCATCAAGACGGTATTGGTGGTTTGCATGGGTGCACGAATCCATGAGGTTGAGCAGTGGGGCTATTTTGTGGGTTGTGCGGGATGAATCCCGGCTGAAACGAGGGGCGGGTCAGCCGGGAAAGCTGAAACTGGAGGTGGCGCAGCCGAATCGGCTGTTTATGTGAAGTGCCTTCAAATGTGGGAGCTGGCTTGCCTGCGATAGCGGTGTATCAGCAACAGTTGCTCTGACTGACAGACCGCTATCGCAGGCAAATACATTAGTATGGGGATGGTTTTGAAATCTGTTTCAGCAAGGAGCCCCGCATGTCGACCGCCGTACGTCTCGCCCAACCCACCGATGCCGAGGGCATCAGCCAAGTCATCCTGGCAGCCCTGCGCAGCAGCAATGCGCAGGATTACCCGGCGGATGTGATCGCCCGGGTCGCGGGCAACTTCACCCCGAGGCAGTGCTGGCTTTGCTGGCGCGACGGGTGGTGTTGGTGGCGGTGCAGGACGAGGTCATCGTGGCCACGGCGGCGCTGGATGCCAATGTGGTGCGCTCGGTGTTCGTCAACCCGTCGCTGCAGGGGCAGGGGATTGGCCGGTTGCTGATGATCGAGATCGAACTGCGCGCCCGTGAAGCGGGCGTGACGGTGTTGAGCGTGCCGTCTTCACTGACCGCCGAGCCGTTCTATACCAAACTGGGGTTTCACACCGTACGTGATGTTTATCACGGTAACGAGCGTACGTTGGTGATGGAAAAGGCATTGCTGTCGCGACATCCCATCGGGCTGTATCGCGACCGCCAACACCGCGCGCAAGTGGTGGCGTTGTGGCAGCAGGCGTTTGGTTATGACACCGCGCATAACGTGCCCAGCTTGGCGATCGACAAGAAGCTCGCCGTCAACGATGGGCTGTTTTTGTGGCAACCGATAAAAAGGCGGTGATCGGCACGATCCTCGCGGGCTACGACGGCCATCGGGGTTGGCTGTACTCGGTGGCGGTGCACGCGGACTACCGACGTCATGGCTTGGGTTCGTCGTTAGTGCGGCATGCGGAGCAGGCGTTGATTGGACTGGGCTGCATGAAGATCAACCTGCAGATCAACAGTAGCAACGAGGCCGTAGTGGGGTTTTATGAGGCGTTGGGGTATGGCGTGGAGCCGAGGATCAGCATGGGCAAGAAGATTGCCGGGAATATTCCCACTCAATCTTAAGAACACCTAAAAGCAAATGTGGGAGCTGGCAAACCAGCTCCCACATGGGTCCTACGGTGTTGCTGGGGCAGTGATCAGACCTTGACGATCCAACCTTCTGGCGCTTCCACATCACCGGTCTGCACACCGGTCAGCTCTTTGTAGAGCTGCTGGGTGATCGGGCCCACTTCGGTCTCGCTGTGGAACACGTGCAGCTTGCCGTTGTACTGGATACCGCCGATTGGCGAGATCACCGCAGCGGTGCCGCAGGCGCCGGCTTCCTGAACTGGTCCAGCTTGTCGATGAACACTTCGCCCTCGGTCACTTTCAGGCCCAGGCGGGTCTGGGCCAGTTCGATCAGCGACAGGCGGGTGATGCCTGGCAGTACCGAAGGCGACTTCGGCGTGATGAACTGGTTGTCGTGGGTGATCCCGAAGAAGTTGGCCGAACCGACTTCTTCGATTTTCGAGTGGGTCATCGGGTCCAGGTAGATCGCATCGGCGAAGCCGGCTTTCTTGGCTTCCGAACCTGGCATCAGGCTGGCGGCGTAGTTGCCACCGACCTTGGCGGCACCGGTGCCTTGTGGCGCGGCGCGGTCGAAGGTGGAGATCTGGAAGTTGTGGGGCACCAGGCCGCCCTTGAAGTAGGCACCGACCGGGATCGCGAACACCGAGAAGATGAACTCCGGCGCGGTACGCACGCCGATGTTGTCACCGGTGCCGATCACGAACGGACGCAGGTACAGCGCGCCGCCGCTGCCGTACGGCGGGATGAAGCGCTCGTTGGCCTTGACCACTTGCTTGCAGGCGTCGATGAACACGTCGGTCGGCACATGCGGCATCAGCAGGCGCGCGCAGCTGCGTTGCATGCGGGCGGCGTTCTGGTCCGGGCGGAACAGGTTGATCGAACCGTCCTTGCAACGGTAGGCCTTGAGGCCTTCGAAGCACTGCTGGCCATAGTGCAGGGCAGTGGAGCCCTCACTGATGTGCAGCACGTTGTCGTCGGTCAGGGTGCCTTCTTGCCACTCGCCGTTTTTCCAGACTTGGAGAAACCGTTTGTCGGTCTTGATGTAGTCAAAACCCAGCTTGTCCCAATTGATGCTTTCGTTACCCATGACACCCTCTATCTCTGGTCAAGTCGGTTTTTTTCTGAATGGGCGCAACAATACTTCATTCTTGGCTTGTAGGGGAGCCACCGGTTGGACACCTTCAGCCTCTGTATAGGCTGCTCCACCGCTATCGCAGGCAAGCCAGCTCCCACATTTGCAATGCATTTCCCTGTGGGACTCGGGCTTGCCCGCGATGGCCTCGCCACGGTGTTACAGGTGCAGCGCGTGGCCAAGGGCCCTTAACGCCGCTTCCTGCACCGCTTCACCCAGGGTCGGATGGGCGTGGATGGTGCCCGCCACATCTTCCAGCCGCGCGCCCATTTCCAGGCTCAGGCCGAAGGCGGTGGACAGCTCCGAGACGCCAACGCCGACTGCCTGCCAGCCGACGATCAGGTGATTATCACGCCGCGCCACCACGCGCACGAAGCCGGTTTTCGACTCCAGCGTCATGGCACGGCCATTGGCCGCGAACGGGAAGCTCGACACGATGCAGTCCAAACCGGCGGCCTTGGCTTCATCCGGGGTCTTGCCGACCACCACCAGTTCCGGGTCGGTAAAGCACACCGCTGGAATCGCCGCCGGGTTGAACTCGCGGGCTTTGCCGCTGATCAGTTCGGCGACCATTTCACCCTGGGCCATGGCCCGGTGCGCCAACATCGGCTCTCCGCTCAGGTCGCCAATCGCCCAAACGTTGCGCATGCTGGTCTGGCAGTGGCTGTCGATCTGGATCGCTGCACCGTTCATCGCCAGGTTCAGCGCTTCCAGGTTCCAGCCTTGGGTGTTGGGTTTGCGACCAACGGCCACCAACACCTGATCGGTGGCCAGCGACAAGGTGTCGCCATTCGGATCACGTACCTGCAGGCTGCCATCGGCAAACCCGGTGACGCTGTGCTTGAGGTACAGCTTCACGCCCAGTTGCTTGAGGGACTCGTTCACCGGTGCCGTCAGCTCGGCATCGTAGGCCGGCAGGATACGCTCCTGCGCCTCGACCACGCTGACCTCGGCGCCGAGCTTGCGGTAGGCAATGCCCAGCTCCAGGCCGATGTAGCCACCACCCACCACGATCAGGCGCTTGGGCACCCGCGTTGGGGCCAGGGCTTCAGTGGATGAAATGATCGGCCCGCCAATCGGCAGCATCGGCAGGTTGACGCTTTTCGAACCGGTGGCCAGCAGCAGGTGCTCACACTGGATGCGCTGGTCGCCGACATCGACGGTCTTGCCGTCCACCACCTTGGCCCAGCCGTGGATCACCTGCACCTTGTGCTTCTTGAGCAACGCGGCGACGCCGGTGGTCAGGCGGTCGACGATGCCGTCTTTCCATTCCACGCTTTTACGGATGTCCAGGGTCGGCACATCCACTTCAATGCCCAGTTGGGAGCCTTGGCTGTGGTGGATGGTTTGCTGGAACTGTTCGGCCACATGGATCAAGGCCTTGGACGGGATGCAGCCGATGTTCAGGCAGGTGCCGCCCAGCGCCTGGCCTTCCACCAGGATGGTCGGGATGCCCAGTTGGCCGGCTCGAATCGCCGCCACATAACCGCCAGGGCCGCCGCCGATAATCAGCAGCGTGGTATTCAACGTCTGAGACATGCCTTACTCCAAAAAACAGGCTGGCGGGTTGTTCGAGCAGGCCGCGAATGGCCTGGATGAATTGCGCCGCGTCCATGCCATCGACCACGCGGTGATCGAACGAGCTGGAGAGGTTCATCATCTTGCGTACCACGATCTGGCCCTTGATCACCATTGGTCGTTCAACGATGCGGTTGACGCCGACTATGGCCACTTCCGGCAGGTTCAGCACCGGCGTGCTGACGATGCCGCCCAACGCGCCCAGGCTGGTCAGGGTAATGGTCGAGCCCGAGAGCTCATCACGGCTGGCCTTGCCATTGCGCGCGGCCGTGGCCAAGCGTGCGATTTCCTCAGCGTTGCCCCACAGGCTGCGCGCTTCGGCGTGACGCACCACCGGCACCATCAGGCCGACGTCGCTTTGGGTAGCGACGCCCACATGCACCGCACCCAGGCGGGTGATGACCTGGGCTTCGTCGTCATAGCGGGCGTTGATCTGCGGGAAGTCTCGCAACGCCACGACCATGGCACGCACGATGAATGGCAGCAGGGTCAGCTTGCCACGTGTGGCACCGTGCTTCTCGTTGAGGTGCACGCGCAGCTCGTCGAGGGCGGTGACGTCGATTTCTTCCACATAGCTGAAATGCGCGGCGCGCCGAGTGGCGTCCTGCATGCGCTGGGCGATCTTGCGGCGCATGCCGATCACCGGGATCTGTTCTTCGTTGTTGCGTTCGGCGTAAGGGTTGGCGGCTGTCGATGCCTTTGCCGTGCCTTGTTGTAGGTAGGCATCGAGGTCTTCGTGCAAGATTCGCCCAGCTGGGCCGGAGCCCTGGACCAGGCGCAATTGAATGCCGGCATCCAGTGCGTGCTTGCGCACGGCAGGGGGAGGCGAGTGGGCGCTCGTCGGCGTCACGGGCCACAGGCGCTGCTGCGGGTTTCACCACTGGCTTGGTTTCAACTGCTACGGGTACTACGGGTGCGGGCTTGGTTTCGGCAACAACGGGGCTGCCTTCGGCGCTTCCTTTACTGCCGGCGCTTCCTTGGCGTTGCCAGCCCCTTCGACTTCAATGCTGATCAGGATACTGCCCACCGCCATGACTTCCCCGGCTCGCCACCGAGGGAAATCACCTTGCCGTGTACCGGCGAGGGAATGTCCACCATCGCCTTGTCGGTCATGACATCTGCCAGCACCTGATCTTCAACCACCAGGTCACCGACCTTGACGTGCCAGACCGACAGTTCAACTTCTGCGATACCTTCGCCAATGTCCGGCATCTTGATAACGTGCGTGCCCATTCAGACCTCCATGACCCGTTTCAACGCCGCGCCCACTCGGGACGGCCCTGGGAAATACGCCCACTCCTGCGCGTGCGGGTAGGGAGTGTCCCAACCGGTGACGCGTTCGATCGGCGCTTCCAGGTGGTGGAAGCAATGCTCTTGCACCAACGACACCAGCTCGGCACCAAAGCCGCAGGTACGGGTGGCTTCATGCACCACCACGCAACGGCCGGTCTTTTTCACCGACTTGACGATGGTTTCCAGGTCCAGCGGCCACAGGCTGCGCAGGTCGATGACCTCGGCGTCGATGCCGGTTTCTTCGGCCGCCACTTGCGACACATACACGGTGGTGCCGTAGGTCAGCACGGTCACAGCCGAGCCCGGACGCACGATGGCGGCCACGTCCAGCGGCACGGTGTAGTAACCGTCCGGCACTTGGGCTTGCGGGTGTTTCGACCACGGGGTGACAGGGCGGTCGTGATGGCCATCGAACGGGCCGTTGTACAGGCGTTTTGGCTCGAGGAAGATCACCGGGTCATCGTTTTCGATGGAGGCAATCAGCAGGCCCTTGGCGTCATACGGGTTGGACGGCATCACCGTGCGCAGGCCGCAGACTTGGGTGAACACCGCTTCGATACTCTGGCTGTGGGTCTGGCCGCCGTAGATGCCGCCGCCGCAAGGCATGCGCATGGTCAGCGGCGCGGTGAACTGGCCAGCCGAGCGATAACGCAGGCGGGCAGCTTCGGAGATGATCTGGTCGGTGGCAGGGTAGACGTAGTCGGCGAACTGGATCTCGGCCACCGGGCGCAGGCCGTAGGCACCATGCCCACCGCCACGCCGATAATGCCGCTTTCGGAAATCGGTGCGTCGAACACCCGCGAACTGCCGTACTTGCCCTGCAGGCCTTCAGTGCAACGGAACACGCCGCCGAAATAGCCGACGTCCTGGCCGAACACCACCACGTTGTCGTCACGTTCGAGCATCACATCCATGGCCGAGCGCAGGGCCTGGATCATGGTCATGGTGGTGGTGGTCATGGCGGTTTCCACTTCAATGCTGTTGTTGTGATCGTTCATGTCAGATCCCCAACTCTTGACGCTGGCGCTTCAAGTGCTCCGGCATCTCTTTATAGACGTCTTCGAACATGGTCGCGGCGCTTGGAATCTGGCCGCCGGCAAGGGTGCCGTACTGTTCGGCTTCTTTCTGTGCAGCGATCACCTGGGCTTCAAGTTCGGCACTGACTGCCGCGTGTTCCTCTTCGGACCACTGGCCAATCTTGATCAGGTGCTGCTTGAGGCGCGCAATCGGGTCGCCCAATGGGAAGTGGCTCCAGTCGTCGGCTGGACGGTATTTCGAAGGATCATCGGACGTGGAGTGCGGGCCGGCGCGGTAGGTGACCCATTCGATCAGGGTAGGGCCGAGGTTGCGGCGCGCGCGCTCGGCAGCCCAGGCGGAGGCGGCGTACACCGCGATGAAGTCGTTGCCGTCCACGCGAAGCGAGGCGATGCCGCAGCCGACGCCGCGTCCGGCGAAGGTGGTGGCCTCACCCCCGGCAATCGCCTGGAAGGTGGAAATGGCCCATTGGTTATTGACCACGTTGAGGATCACCGGCGCGCGGTACACGTGGGCGAAGGTGAGGGCGGTGTGGAAGTCCGATTCGGCGGTAGCACCGTCGCCGATCCAGGCGGATGCAATCTTGGTATCGCCCTTGATCGCCGAGGCCATGCCCCAGCCCACGCCTTGTACGAATTGGGTGGCCAGGTTGCCGGAAATGGTGAAGAAACCGGATTCCTTGACCGAGTACATGATCGGCAACTGACGGCCCTTGAGCGGGTCGCGCTCGTTGGACAGCAGTTGGCAGATCAGGTCCACCAGCGGCACATCGCGGGCCATCAGGATGCTTTGCTGGCGGTAGGTGGGGAAGCACATGTCGTCGATGTTCAAGGCCAGGGCCTGGGCGCTGCCGATGGCTTCTTCGCCAAGGCTTTGCATGTAGAACGACATTTTTTTCTGACGCTGGGCGACCACCATGCGGTTGTCGAAGATACGCGTCTTGAGCATGGCGCGCATGCCTGTGCGCAGGATCTCGACGGGAACGCCTTCGGCCCACGGGCCCAGGGCCTGGCCTTGATCGTCGAGCACGCGGATCAGGCCCTTGGCCAGGTCGGCGGTGTCGGCGGGTTCTACGTCGATGGCGGGTTTGCGCACTGTGCCGGCGTCGGTCAGGCGCAGGTACGTGAAGTCGGTCTTGCAGCCTGGGCGGCCTGAGGGTTCAGGCACGTGCAGGCGCAGTGGTTCGTACTGCTGGGTCATGGCTTTCTACGCTCTATCTTGTGAATTTCTTGTAGTGGGCGCGCTAGCTGACAGTCAGTCCCCGGATAGGGGAAATCTTGTCCTACAACAATCATAGGCGGGGCGTAGAAGAATATTTATCTGTGTTTCGTTGCGCTCGCGATCATTTGCGGATAAAAAACTGCATAAACATAATAAACAGGTGATTTTGTCTCATGCGCAAACTGGACCGTACCGATATCGGCATTCTCAACGCCCTGCAGGAGAACGCCCGCATCACCAACGCCGACCTGGCCCGCTCGGTCAATCTGTCGCCCACGCCGTGTTTCAACCGGGTGAAGGCGATGGAAGAACTGGGGCTGATTCGTGAGCAAGTCACCCTGCTGGACCCGGATTTGCTGGGCCTGCACGTGAATGTGTTTATCCATGTGAGCCTGGAAAAACAGAACGAACTGGCGCTGCAGCAGTTTGAAGGGGCGATTTCGGATCGCCCGGAAGTGATGGAGTGCTACCTGATGGCCGGTGACCCGGACTATCTGATCCGGGTGCTGGTGCCGACGATCCAGTCGCTGGAGCGTTTCATGATGGACTTTTGACCAAGGTGCCGGGGTGGCGAACATTCGGTCAAGTTTTGCGCTGAAGCAGGTGCGTTATAAAACGGCGTTGCCGCTACCGGCTAACGGCATAAGCCTGGGCTCTTGAATATCACTGATCTCACTGATCAGGCACTGTCCAAAATGTGGGAGCTGGCTTGCCTGCGATAGCGGTGTATCGGTAGCCAGTGTGCCAACTGATCCACCGCTATCGCAGGCAAGCCAGCTCCCACATGGGTTATGCATTTCAAAGTTGGTTAAGGGGGATTTTCAGGTAGGTCACGCCGTTGTCCTCCGCCGGCGGCATATTCCCCGCCCGCACATTCACCTGGATCGCCGGCAACAATAACGTCGGCATGCCCAACCCAGCATCGCGCTGGGTACGCATCTCGACAAACGCCGCCTCATCCACCCCGTCATGCACATGGATATTCCCAGCCCGTTGTTCCGCCACCGTCGTCAGGCATTTCGCCTCGCGCCCCTCAGGCGGATAGTCATGGCACACGTACAGTTCGGTCTCCAACGGAAACGCCAGCAACGTGCGCATCGACGCATACAACTGCCGCGCATCGCCGCCAGGGAAATCGCAGCGCGCCGTGCCCACATCTGGCATGAACAGCGTATCGCCCACCAGGATCAACCGGCCGTCGATCAGGTAGGCCATGTCGGCTGGCGTATGCCCCGGCACGTGCAGGGCCTGGGCCTTGAGGTTGCCGATGTAAAACACTTCGTCCGGTGCAAACAGGTGATCGAACTGCGAGCCGTCGACGCGAAATTCCGGTTCCAGGTTGAACAGGTGCTTGAACACGCCCTGCACCTTGCTGATGGATTGGCCAATCGCGATCTTGCCGCCCAGGGTGCGGCGCAGGTAGGGCGCGGCGGACAGGTGGTCGGCATGGGCGTGGGTTTCCAGTAGCCATTGCACTTGCAGTTGGTGCTCGCGCACGAACGCAATGACGGTGTCTGCCCCGCAGTGCCGGTGCGCCCGGACGCCGGGTCGTAGTTGAGCACTGAGTCGACGATGGCACAGGGGCCGCCATCGGCCTCGTAAACGACGTAGGTGTAGGTCGACGATGCCTCGTCCAGAAAGGCTTGAATCAACGCTGACATGGCGGCTATCCCCGATGAAGAAAAAAGTAGTTACAATCAGTTTACGTTTTCACATAATGTTTTGAGCTTAAGTGACGCAAAGGACCCGAGGCAAATGGAATCTACTCTGAGTGAAGGCGAAGTCGCGCAGTTGCGGGCATCGGCGTCCAAGGCCTGTTCCTTGCTCAAGGCGCTGGCCAATGAGGATCGCCTGTTGATCCTCTGCCAGTTGACCCAGGGCGAGCGCAACGTCGGCGAGTTGGAAACCATGACCGGCGTACGCCAGCCCACCCTGTCCCAACAGTTGGGCATCTTGCGTGACGAAGGGTTGGTCGCCACCCGTCGGGAAGGCAAATACATCTTCTACGGGCTGGCCAGCCACGAAGTGATCCAAGTGATGAAGACCTTGTCCGGCCTGTACTGCGGCGCGGTGATGAAAAGCTGGGCGTGACGCCATCCGGCAGCGACCCTTGTGTGCACTGAATAAAAAAGGCGATAGACCATGACCGACCAACACTGGGGACCGACCATCAGTGGCGACATCGTAGTCATCGGCGGCGGTTCGGCAGGCATCGGCCTGCTGGCCAGCCTGCTCAAGCGCGACCCCCACCTGAATATCACCCTGATCGAACCCAACGATTACCACTGCTACCAACCCGCCTGGACCCTGGTGGGCGGCGGTGCCTACGATGTGAAAAAGACCCGTCGCCCCTTGGCTGACGTGCTGCCCAACGGCGTTGCCTGGATTCAGGCGGCCGTGACCGACGTGCTGCCCGACGAAAAGACCCTGGTGCTCGACAGCGGCCAGCACATCACCTGGAACAACCTCATCGTGTGCCCCGGCCTACGCCTGGCCTGGGAAAAATCGAAGGCCTGCAAGACACCCTCGGCCACAACGGCGTCACCTCCAACTACAGCTACGAACACGCCGCCTACACCTGGCAGTTGGTGCAGCAGCTCAAGGCTGGCAAGGCGATCTTTACCCAGCCAGCCATGCCGATCAAATGCGCGGGTGCGCCGCAAAAGCCCTGTACTTGTCGTGTGATCACTGGCTCAAACACGGCCACCTGAAAAACATCGACGTGGAATTCAACCTCGCCGGCGCCGCGCTGTTTGGCGTGCCAACCTTTGTACCGCCGTTGATGGAATACGTGCACAAGTACAACGCCCGCCTGGCGTTCACCTCCAACCTGGTCAAGGTCGATGGGCCTGCGCGCAAGGCCTGGTTCGAGGTCAAGGACGCCGAGGGCAATGCCACATTAGAAGAAAAATTCTTCGACCTGCTGCACGTCGTCCCGCCCCAAGTCGCCCCGGATTTCATCCGCCAGAGCCCGCTGTCCGACGCCGCCGGCTGGTGCGAAGTGAACCCCACAGCCTGCAACATCTGCGTTATCCGCACGTCTTTGGCCTGGGCGATGTGTGCTCCACCACCAATGCCAAGACCGCGGCTGCGGTGCGCAAGCAGATTGTGGTGGTGGCCGAGAACCTGCTGGCCC
The Pseudomonas poae DNA segment above includes these coding regions:
- a CDS encoding 3-methyl-2-oxobutanoate dehydrogenase (2-methylpropanoyl-transferring) subunit alpha; its protein translation is MTQQYEPLRLHVPEPSGRPGCKTDFTYLRLTDAGTVRKPAIDVEPADTADLAKGLIRVLDDQGQALGPWAEGVPVEILRTGMRAMLKTRIFDNRMVVAQRQKKMSFYMQSLGEEAIGSAQALALNIDDMCFPTYRQQSILMARDVPLVDLICQLLSNERDPLKGRQLPIMYSVKESGFFTISGNLATQFVQGVGWGMASAIKGDTKIASAWIGDGATAESDFHTALTFAHVYRAPVILNVVNNQWAISTFQAIAGGEATTFAGRGVGCGIASLRVDGNDFIAVYAASAWAAERARRNLGPTLIEWVTYRAGPHSTSDDPSKYRPADDWSHFPLGDPIARLKQHLIKIGQWSEEEHAAVSAELEAQVIAAQKEAEQYGTLAGGQIPSAATMFEDVYKEMPEHLKRQRQELGI
- the lpdA gene encoding dihydrolipoyl dehydrogenase; amino-acid sequence: MSQTLNTTLLIIGGGPGGYVAAIRAGQLGIPTILVEGQALGGTCLNIGCIPSKALIHVAEQFQQTIHHSQGSQLGIEVDVPTLDIRKSVEWKDGIVDRLTTGVAALLKKHKVQVIHGWAKVVDGKTVDVGDQRIQCEHLLLATGSKSVNLPMLPIGGPIISSTEALAPTRVPKRLIVVGGGYIGLELGIAYRKLGAEVSVVEAQERILPAYDAELTAPVNESLKQLGVKLYLKHSVTGFADGSLQVRDPNGDTLSLATDQVLVAVGRKPNTQGWNLEALNLAMNGAAIQIDSHCQTSMRNVWAIGDLSGEPMLAHRAMAQGEMVAELISGKAREFNPAAIPAVCFTDPELVVVGKTPDEAKAAGLDCIVSSFPFAANGRAMTLESKTGFVRVVARRDNHLIVGWQAVGVGVSELSTAFGLSLEMGARLEDVAGTIHAHPTLGEAVQEAALRALGHALHL
- a CDS encoding ArsR family transcriptional regulator encodes the protein MESTLSEGEVAQLRASASKACSLLKALANEDRLLILCQLTQGERNVGELETMTGVRQPTLSQQLGILRDEGLVATRREGKYIFYGLASHEVIQVMKTLSGLYCGAVMKSWA
- a CDS encoding amidinotransferase, translated to MQTTNTVLMIRPARFAFNPDTAINNRFQRQPLDPLGAQQKALEEFDGYVDTLRQHGVEVLVVQDTPAPHTPDSIFPNNWWSSHADGSLVLYPMEGQNRRLERNKGVLQVLEQRFSINSTIDLSHLEQQNIFLEGTGSMVLDRQHRISYACHSGRTHHDALRQFAERLDYQLCVFHAVDRHHAPIYHSNVMMSVGRDLSVVCLQALPDEGERRTLERSLRDTGKDILGLDFDQLEAFAGNMLEVHDRDGQPLLVMSASAWNALQPAQRQHVERHTRPVVVNIDNIERIGGGSARCMLAEVHLPARPTFQ